In one Planctomycetota bacterium genomic region, the following are encoded:
- a CDS encoding zinc ABC transporter substrate-binding protein has product MKNKYLCLLVIGLLVIGLLNIWAEEKKLNVVTTTTDLKSITESIGGDFVNVKSVCQGGQDPHFIQAKPVFMTWARDADLWIRIGRELEVGYEAPILEGSRNPKIKVGETGHLDASEHILLLEVPTKQVDRSMGDVHPLGNPHYWLDPYNGRIIAKSIAERLKKLLAENAEQCRGIDKNCNAFIKKIDEAMFGAELVKEISGDKPASSADRLWELELAGKLDEFITETNTERKKQDKPSVTLGGWAGKMRAYRGSKIITYHRSLSYFANRFGLVVAEELEPKPGIPPSPNHLVAVIKKVNEEKIKALIMENYYSCKAPDLIAEKTGIKIVVITNSVGGDESAKDYVSMIDNIITKFVKSMEK; this is encoded by the coding sequence ATGAAAAACAAATATCTATGCTTATTGGTCATTGGGCTATTGGTCATTGGCTTATTGAATATTTGGGCTGAGGAGAAAAAGCTGAATGTGGTAACAACCACCACGGACCTAAAATCCATTACCGAGTCAATCGGCGGGGATTTCGTCAATGTAAAGAGCGTTTGCCAGGGAGGGCAAGACCCGCATTTTATCCAGGCGAAACCGGTTTTTATGACTTGGGCGCGCGATGCCGACCTTTGGATTAGAATCGGGCGCGAATTGGAAGTCGGCTATGAAGCCCCTATTCTTGAAGGCTCGCGCAATCCGAAAATCAAGGTAGGTGAAACCGGCCATCTGGATGCCTCGGAACACATTCTGCTTTTGGAAGTTCCGACTAAACAGGTTGACCGTTCCATGGGAGACGTTCATCCTTTGGGGAATCCCCATTACTGGCTTGACCCTTATAACGGGCGTATCATTGCCAAAAGCATTGCCGAACGCCTAAAGAAACTACTTGCGGAGAATGCCGAGCAGTGTCGAGGCATTGATAAGAATTGCAATGCCTTTATTAAAAAGATAGACGAAGCAATGTTCGGTGCCGAACTGGTTAAGGAAATATCAGGAGATAAGCCTGCCTCGTCGGCAGACAGGCTCTGGGAATTGGAACTGGCCGGCAAGCTGGATGAGTTTATAACCGAAACGAACACGGAACGCAAAAAGCAAGACAAGCCGTCGGTTACACTTGGCGGATGGGCCGGCAAAATGAGGGCGTATCGCGGCTCAAAGATAATCACCTATCATCGCAGTTTATCTTATTTCGCCAATCGGTTCGGATTGGTTGTTGCGGAAGAGCTTGAACCCAAGCCGGGAATTCCGCCCAGCCCCAACCACCTTGTGGCGGTTATCAAGAAAGTGAACGAGGAAAAGATAAAAGCCCTCATCATGGAAAACTATTACAGTTGTAAAGCCCCTGATTTGATTGCCGAAAAAACCGGTATTAAGATAGTTGTTATTACCAATTCGGTCGGCGGAGACGAATCAGCCAAGGATTATGTCTCAATGATTGATAATATAATCACTAAATTCGTTAAAAGTATGGAGAAATAA
- a CDS encoding gamma carbonic anhydrase family protein, translated as MALYEFEGKSPKIGNDTYIAESADVIGDVIIGDKCYIGPGARIKGDYGSIRIGNESAIQENCVLHARPDETCLVGNQVNVGHGAILHNCTIKDSAVIGMGAIVSDWAVVEENAIIAEGCVVKQRQVIPAKKVAVGVPAKIVGDRTEEWNKLKGIYVKLAKRYQRGLKKIK; from the coding sequence ATGGCATTATACGAGTTTGAAGGCAAGTCTCCTAAAATAGGAAATGACACCTATATCGCCGAAAGCGCGGATGTCATAGGTGATGTCATTATCGGGGATAAATGCTACATCGGCCCGGGCGCACGGATAAAAGGCGATTACGGCTCCATCCGCATCGGAAACGAATCCGCAATACAAGAAAACTGCGTCCTGCACGCCCGTCCTGATGAAACCTGCTTGGTCGGCAATCAGGTAAATGTCGGGCATGGGGCAATACTACATAACTGCACGATAAAAGACAGCGCGGTAATCGGGATGGGCGCGATTGTCAGCGATTGGGCCGTTGTCGAAGAAAATGCCATCATTGCCGAAGGCTGTGTCGTCAAGCAGCGCCAGGTCATTCCGGCCAAGAAAGTGGCGGTCGGCGTCCCGGCTAAAATCGTCGGAGATAGGACCGAAGAATGGAACAAGCTCAAAGGCATCTACGTCAAATTAGCCAAAAGATACCAGCGAGGACTGAAAAAGATAAAATAA
- a CDS encoding GxxExxY protein yields MTTENTEKTYLFKDITDKIIGAAIEAHKILGPGLLEGIYEAALIREFALRNIKYEQQKEIALTYKNSNIGNHRIDLLVENEIIVELKSVEELHPINDAQLITYLKTTGKRVGLLINFNVNRLKDGIKRIIV; encoded by the coding sequence ATGACCACAGAGAACACAGAGAAAACCTATTTATTTAAAGATATAACCGATAAGATTATCGGGGCAGCAATAGAAGCCCATAAAATATTAGGTCCAGGATTGCTAGAAGGAATTTATGAAGCAGCGCTAATCAGGGAATTCGCCCTGCGAAATATTAAATACGAACAGCAAAAAGAAATAGCATTAACGTATAAAAACTCTAATATAGGAAACCATAGGATTGATTTATTAGTTGAAAACGAAATTATCGTAGAATTAAAATCCGTGGAAGAATTACACCCTATTAATGATGCGCAACTTATAACCTATCTTAAAACGACCGGTAAAAGAGTCGGCTTATTAATAAACTTTAATGTTAATCGCCTTAAAGACGGAATTAAAAGAATTATAGTTTAG
- a CDS encoding zinc-regulated TonB-dependent outer membrane receptor: MRFIVLGLIIILLSGLPAMGEDNDKDLESEISRLLSDDEPAIQTTRQGGGYFQSLNPDISLIIDGFYHGDTSREGIAHIFEEVSGFGHECAEGHEHGPDKGFNISHMELYFSANADPYFKGWGIAAIEEEGAEMEEAVIQTTALPHGLQVKAGKFFSDIGRLNPQHAHSWDFSDQPLMYRLTLGQHGLNDKGVQVSWLAPTGFYLLAGAEAFQGNNETMFNYLGTNDGLPNKPGPRVFTGWLKFAPNIDNPNHAMQFGIFAGKGAHQEEHDGNTDGTMDHWLNGYSKFYGADFVYKYDDLRAYGKGDITFQGEYLQRQKDLTVKSHDLNAALIGKHKMEKQDGYYLQATYGLFERWRIGLRWEQIGLSNEINSPDGTSESPDASSRMSLMTDWSLTEFSRIRMQYNRGNYELSGADEWVNEFYIQLQISLGAHGAHKF; encoded by the coding sequence ATGCGATTCATTGTCTTAGGATTAATTATAATTTTATTAAGCGGTTTGCCTGCCATGGGTGAGGATAACGATAAAGACCTGGAATCGGAAATCAGCAGGCTGTTATCCGACGATGAGCCGGCTATCCAAACAACCAGGCAAGGCGGAGGCTACTTCCAGAGTTTAAACCCGGATATCTCGCTGATAATCGACGGTTTTTACCATGGCGATACTTCTCGTGAAGGGATTGCCCATATCTTTGAAGAAGTATCAGGGTTTGGGCATGAATGTGCCGAAGGCCATGAGCACGGGCCTGACAAAGGTTTCAATATTAGTCACATGGAGCTGTATTTTTCCGCAAATGCCGACCCGTATTTTAAGGGATGGGGCATTGCCGCGATTGAAGAGGAAGGCGCGGAAATGGAGGAAGCGGTAATCCAGACTACGGCTTTGCCTCACGGCTTACAGGTAAAGGCGGGAAAATTCTTCAGCGATATCGGGCGGCTTAATCCGCAGCATGCCCACTCCTGGGATTTCAGCGACCAACCGTTAATGTATCGCTTAACCTTGGGGCAGCATGGCTTAAATGACAAAGGCGTTCAGGTGTCCTGGCTGGCGCCGACCGGTTTCTATCTGCTTGCCGGGGCAGAGGCTTTTCAGGGTAATAATGAGACTATGTTTAATTATCTTGGCACAAATGACGGCTTACCTAATAAGCCCGGTCCGCGTGTCTTTACCGGCTGGCTGAAATTCGCGCCGAATATAGATAATCCCAATCACGCCATGCAGTTTGGTATCTTTGCCGGCAAAGGCGCTCATCAGGAAGAACACGACGGAAATACGGACGGGACTATGGACCATTGGCTTAACGGCTATAGCAAGTTTTACGGAGCCGATTTCGTCTATAAATATGATGACCTGCGCGCTTACGGCAAAGGGGATATCACTTTCCAGGGTGAATACTTACAGCGCCAAAAAGACCTGACCGTGAAAAGCCATGACCTGAATGCCGCGCTTATCGGAAAGCATAAAATGGAAAAACAGGACGGTTATTACCTGCAGGCAACTTACGGCCTTTTCGAAAGGTGGCGCATAGGCCTGCGCTGGGAGCAAATCGGATTAAGCAATGAAATAAACTCGCCTGACGGGACATCCGAATCCCCGGATGCAAGCAGCCGTATGTCCCTGATGACGGATTGGTCTTTGACAGAATTCTCAAGAATAAGAATGCAGTATAACCGCGGGAATTATGAGCTCTCCGGGGCGGATGAATGGGTTAATGAATTTTATATCCAATTGCAGATTTCTCTGGGTGCGCACGGGGCGCATAAGTTTTAA
- a CDS encoding Bro-N domain-containing protein: MPANPQAVSPSRVTKIAVFRGIKIRKIICNNEWFFSVIDVVAALTGSENPRDYWYKMKIRVKTEEGAELSTFCRQLKLESSDGKRYETDCANTEAMFRIIQSIPSPKAEPFKLWLAKVKHPKGFVENKGVAKRGGNVAGVAREKLEQETGGKVVSHQNYLAKPQDKRLKAK, translated from the coding sequence ATGCCGGCAAATCCGCAGGCAGTCTCGCCAAGCAGGGTAACGAAAATAGCTGTTTTCCGCGGTATAAAAATACGCAAGATTATTTGCAATAATGAATGGTTTTTCTCGGTTATTGATGTTGTTGCGGCGCTTACGGGAAGCGAAAACCCGCGTGATTATTGGTATAAAATGAAAATCCGTGTAAAAACAGAGGAAGGTGCTGAGTTGTCGACATTTTGTCGACAACTGAAATTGGAATCATCAGACGGGAAAAGATATGAAACGGACTGCGCTAATACAGAAGCAATGTTTCGCATTATACAATCAATCCCATCGCCTAAGGCAGAACCATTTAAACTCTGGCTGGCTAAGGTGAAGCATCCGAAAGGCTTTGTGGAAAATAAAGGCGTTGCCAAACGCGGCGGTAATGTTGCCGGCGTCGCCCGCGAGAAACTGGAGCAGGAAACCGGCGGCAAGGTGGTCAGCCACCAGAACTATTTGGCAAAGCCGCAGGACAAAAGACTAAAAGCCAAATAA
- a CDS encoding glycosyltransferase family 4 protein, whose protein sequence is MRILHILTEWKWTGLSEPVFNLASSLKTFGHDIIFACLRPADRQACLETPKQNKGSQYLPERLLEKGIETIFLKHQGKLTALFSLISNINKIEKLIQERKIDIIHTHNNLTHFIAAKAIRHIEKPPKIIRTNHKGIPLMPSLITNWLIRNKTDVYTTLSKGLLLVDREMFNIPPEKSWHVEGAINLERFNPVNVTKNLRAEFGIQDNDIVFGVVARIQRHRRFEILLAAFYKLVKEFPNLKLLVIGRGTHQHELLTEPVKELGLKKNIIHAGYRKDDYVNVIAMMDAGIFLVPGSDGSCRAAREMMAMGKPLIVSRRGILPELIQNNLNGLVIDDTIENLINAVKQLINNRALITQYGKAARARAIENFSLDKQVKQIEQIYQSVLPAGSQQVAP, encoded by the coding sequence ATGCGCATTTTACATATACTTACCGAATGGAAATGGACTGGGCTTTCAGAGCCCGTCTTCAATCTCGCCTCGTCATTAAAAACCTTTGGCCATGATATAATATTCGCCTGCCTGCGTCCCGCGGACAGGCAGGCCTGCCTGGAAACGCCCAAGCAAAACAAAGGAAGCCAATATTTACCGGAACGCCTGCTGGAAAAAGGAATCGAAACCATATTCTTAAAGCACCAGGGCAAACTCACCGCGCTTTTCTCACTGATTTCCAATATTAATAAGATAGAAAAGCTTATCCAAGAACGGAAAATAGATATCATCCACACCCATAACAACCTAACCCACTTTATCGCGGCAAAAGCGATACGCCACATAGAAAAACCACCGAAAATTATAAGGACTAACCATAAAGGCATCCCTCTCATGCCGTCTTTGATTACCAACTGGCTCATCCGGAATAAAACCGACGTCTACACCACCCTTTCAAAAGGACTGTTGCTGGTGGACAGGGAAATGTTTAACATTCCTCCGGAGAAAAGCTGGCATGTCGAAGGCGCGATTAACCTGGAAAGGTTTAATCCGGTGAATGTAACCAAAAACCTTCGCGCTGAATTTGGGATTCAGGATAACGACATCGTATTCGGCGTGGTTGCCCGCATCCAGCGCCACCGCCGTTTCGAAATACTCCTTGCCGCTTTTTACAAGCTGGTTAAGGAATTCCCGAATCTCAAACTGCTCGTCATCGGACGAGGAACCCATCAGCATGAGCTTCTTACAGAACCGGTAAAAGAGCTGGGATTGAAAAAGAATATCATCCATGCAGGCTACCGAAAAGATGATTACGTTAATGTAATCGCCATGATGGATGCCGGGATATTCCTGGTGCCCGGCTCGGATGGTTCCTGCCGCGCGGCGCGCGAGATGATGGCGATGGGCAAACCCCTTATCGTATCGCGACGCGGAATCCTTCCGGAACTTATCCAAAATAATCTTAACGGTTTAGTTATTGACGATACGATTGAAAACCTTATTAATGCCGTAAAACAACTGATAAACAACCGTGCTCTTATCACCCAATACGGCAAGGCCGCCCGCGCCAGGGCAATTGAAAACTTCTCGCTCGATAAACAAGTAAAACAGATTGAACAAATATACCAATCAGTCCTGCCTGCCGGCAGCCAGCAGGTCGCCCCTTGA
- a CDS encoding GAF domain-containing protein, protein MINYPEEVKKLGWLKQYFSKNIIFHILGIFTFILFLGYLSFVSSANTTKNGVKQTVTSSAGIFSHLISNYFTEDLSCVNSHLKIFDYAGIAKRQDKKRAADLAKQILTRHNKFTYIIYCDKNGKTWHSEPGNIIPANYNIDREAWFSKALKTSNPYIAKTTVGRQNSFALITPYYENNQLLNIIVTGYKHSFLSELLLEYGTDAQISFCIFDDTGDVIFNSEPSQENIADYPAVKKALAGNSGTEEFVFAPYKNERIIAAYSPLKELDLGIFAYQTTRTAYRPFRLQIVQMIILLFLFFILASIAAITLINISQRNRNLYEQTSKHADELNILYKISRVATESLKLSEVLNNSCNEIMELLGMDVVAIYLYEENIKRLALKSYCGRVKAASAGLIQSGTILEPTKGITGEAFTTGKLVVCDDLGTISSTPFAAGLKKEGFKTAMAIPIKGRLKIYGAMIVSIKITRPITPAEKEIIKVIGTIIGNAIDNINALEYDKELQKETRKNQQLKTDFISMISHGLRTPLNILKEEISHTLANPSGTMGQDIAQHLLSVRMELERLTHLANNLLSFSLLESGNIELKQRSLDINTLFKNAIALLNPYATVKKVAINTDIPENLPNAMADIDRIFQIVVNLIDNAIRFNRESGWVSIKVKQIEQKSLEIRITDTGQAFPDEETVKLMKEPIEQILDKQKGVRFELFAGKKGVRRLELVMNKLIIELHRGKFWTESTPEGNASFCFTLPIHLV, encoded by the coding sequence ATGATAAATTATCCGGAGGAGGTAAAGAAACTTGGCTGGCTGAAACAATATTTCAGCAAAAACATTATTTTCCATATCCTGGGCATTTTTACATTTATTCTATTTCTCGGTTATCTTTCTTTCGTTTCATCTGCGAACACAACCAAAAACGGAGTAAAACAAACCGTGACATCGTCAGCTGGAATATTCAGCCATCTCATCAGCAACTATTTCACGGAAGACTTAAGCTGCGTCAATTCACATTTAAAAATATTTGATTATGCGGGAATCGCGAAAAGGCAGGATAAAAAAAGGGCGGCCGATTTAGCCAAACAAATTCTTACCCGTCATAACAAATTCACTTATATTATTTATTGCGATAAAAACGGGAAAACCTGGCATAGCGAACCCGGTAATATTATACCAGCTAATTACAATATTGACCGTGAAGCATGGTTTTCAAAGGCTTTAAAAACCTCTAACCCGTATATAGCAAAAACAACTGTCGGGCGGCAAAATTCCTTCGCGCTCATAACCCCTTATTATGAAAATAACCAGCTGCTCAATATTATAGTTACCGGATACAAACACTCTTTCCTTTCTGAATTATTGCTGGAATACGGCACTGACGCACAGATTTCATTCTGTATCTTTGACGACACCGGTGATGTAATCTTTAACTCGGAGCCTTCCCAGGAAAATATTGCCGATTACCCGGCAGTTAAGAAAGCGCTGGCCGGCAACAGCGGCACGGAAGAATTCGTTTTCGCCCCCTATAAAAACGAAAGGATTATCGCGGCGTATTCACCGCTCAAGGAATTAGACCTCGGTATATTCGCTTACCAGACAACGCGCACGGCTTACCGCCCTTTCCGCCTGCAAATAGTGCAAATGATAATACTGCTTTTTTTATTCTTCATACTGGCAAGCATTGCCGCAATCACGCTGATTAACATCTCGCAGAGAAACAGGAACCTTTATGAGCAAACGTCCAAACACGCCGATGAGTTGAATATCCTTTACAAAATATCGCGTGTGGCAACGGAATCATTGAAATTAAGCGAAGTTTTAAACAATTCGTGTAACGAAATCATGGAACTTCTCGGAATGGATGTAGTCGCAATATATCTATATGAGGAAAACATAAAGCGCCTGGCCTTGAAAAGTTACTGCGGCCGTGTAAAAGCGGCTTCGGCCGGGCTGATACAAAGTGGAACGATATTAGAACCGACCAAAGGCATAACAGGGGAAGCTTTTACCACGGGCAAACTGGTCGTCTGTGATGACCTGGGAACGATTTCTTCTACCCCATTTGCAGCCGGGCTTAAAAAGGAAGGTTTCAAAACAGCCATGGCAATTCCTATCAAAGGACGCCTTAAAATATACGGCGCGATGATTGTTTCGATTAAAATAACACGCCCGATAACACCGGCGGAAAAAGAGATAATCAAGGTCATCGGCACAATCATAGGCAACGCCATTGATAATATCAACGCATTGGAATACGATAAAGAACTCCAGAAAGAGACTCGTAAAAATCAGCAGTTGAAAACCGATTTCATTTCCATGATTTCCCACGGATTGCGTACGCCATTAAACATATTAAAGGAGGAAATCTCGCATACACTGGCAAACCCGTCGGGCACAATGGGACAAGATATTGCCCAGCACCTGTTATCCGTAAGGATGGAATTGGAAAGGCTGACGCACCTCGCAAATAATCTTTTATCATTTTCCCTGCTTGAATCGGGTAATATAGAACTTAAACAACGCTCTCTGGATATTAATACACTATTCAAAAACGCCATCGCATTGCTTAATCCTTACGCCACAGTTAAGAAGGTTGCAATTAATACCGATATTCCGGAAAATCTTCCCAACGCCATGGCAGATATTGACCGGATATTCCAGATAGTCGTTAATCTCATCGATAACGCCATCAGGTTTAACCGGGAAAGCGGATGGGTATCGATTAAAGTGAAACAAATAGAACAGAAATCGCTGGAAATCAGGATAACCGATACCGGACAGGCCTTCCCTGATGAAGAAACCGTGAAACTGATGAAAGAACCGATAGAACAGATTTTAGACAAGCAAAAAGGCGTAAGGTTTGAACTCTTTGCCGGCAAGAAAGGCGTGAGACGCCTGGAATTGGTAATGAATAAACTTATCATCGAACTCCATAGGGGAAAATTCTGGACAGAAAGCACGCCTGAAGGAAACGCCAGTTTTTGCTTCACTTTGCCGATACATTTGGTATAA
- the tsaB gene encoding tRNA (adenosine(37)-N6)-threonylcarbamoyltransferase complex dimerization subunit type 1 TsaB, whose translation MKIIAIETSGIKGGVALMDCPIPTVPMKSGLIGRPRTTHKRGERGTATGRTTEYRFTKGMVHGRYLVPAIQKGLKELKWKTSDIDMIAVDIGPGSYTGLRVGVATAKTLVYTLNKLRHKKTVLTTVVSLDAMVKNIRQDYKFICPMIDARWNQVYSAIYKNTNGIYKRISDYLAIRPEELVKRLPPEVHIFGDGLTRPARPDDRSGGYKDIFKGKGITFGDEKTWYPRPKYIAQLGLEEFNRGKKTDPIKLVPLYLRLTEAEMKKKI comes from the coding sequence ATGAAAATTATCGCCATTGAAACATCCGGGATAAAAGGCGGAGTGGCTTTGATGGACTGTCCCATTCCAACTGTCCCGATGAAATCGGGATTAATCGGGCGTCCCCGAACCACGCATAAGCGGGGTGAGCGGGGTACCGCCACAGGACGCACCACGGAATACCGATTTACCAAAGGCATGGTGCACGGGAGATACCTCGTCCCGGCAATACAGAAAGGACTCAAAGAACTCAAATGGAAAACATCTGATATCGATATGATAGCGGTCGATATCGGTCCCGGCTCCTACACCGGCTTACGGGTCGGCGTGGCAACCGCCAAGACATTAGTTTATACATTAAACAAGCTGAGACATAAAAAAACTGTTTTGACTACGGTTGTTTCTCTGGATGCCATGGTGAAAAATATCCGCCAAGACTATAAGTTTATCTGCCCGATGATAGACGCGCGCTGGAACCAGGTTTACAGCGCCATATATAAAAACACCAACGGGATTTATAAAAGGATATCCGATTACCTTGCTATCAGACCGGAAGAATTAGTAAAACGATTACCGCCGGAGGTACATATTTTCGGGGACGGATTAACCAGACCTGCCCGACCTGACGACCGTTCAGGCGGGTACAAGGATATATTCAAAGGCAAGGGAATTACTTTCGGCGATGAAAAGACCTGGTATCCGCGGCCGAAATATATTGCCCAACTCGGGCTGGAAGAGTTTAATAGGGGAAAGAAAACGGACCCGATAAAACTGGTGCCGTTGTATTTAAGATTGACCGAAGCAGAAATGAAGAAAAAGATATGA
- a CDS encoding metal ABC transporter permease, with translation MLDVLMYPFLACLVITALHCYMGLHVVKRGVIFVDLALAQTAALGGVLALLLMPILGMEAPDHDAVAVRSFAGFLQAHFPYILTLAFAFLAAALFALSRFRDERVPHEAIIGIVYVVSAALAVLILSKAPHGHEKMEEMLVGNILFANGSDVLKIFLLYFVLGVVHFFFRKKFFAISDDVKRAEQAGMSVRWWDFLFYASFGLMVTQSVGIAGVLVVFSFLIIPNVCALMFFRRFIYQLLFGWGVSFIAIVAGLWFSTTGQEGYPVGPSLVGVFGLILVLCVFARLGFAKLGWLK, from the coding sequence ATGTTAGACGTTTTGATGTATCCGTTTTTAGCCTGCCTGGTCATCACCGCTCTGCACTGTTATATGGGATTGCATGTCGTCAAGCGCGGCGTGATATTCGTGGATTTGGCGCTGGCGCAAACCGCCGCATTGGGCGGAGTCCTGGCGTTGCTTCTCATGCCGATTTTAGGAATGGAAGCGCCTGACCACGACGCGGTTGCGGTCCGGTCGTTTGCCGGTTTTCTGCAGGCTCATTTCCCTTATATACTTACCTTGGCGTTTGCCTTCCTGGCCGCCGCGCTTTTTGCCTTAAGCCGTTTCCGCGACGAGCGCGTTCCGCACGAGGCGATTATCGGGATTGTCTATGTGGTTTCGGCTGCCCTTGCCGTGCTTATCCTGAGCAAGGCGCCGCACGGGCACGAAAAGATGGAGGAAATGCTCGTCGGGAATATCCTGTTCGCTAACGGAAGCGATGTTTTAAAGATATTCCTGCTTTATTTCGTGCTTGGCGTGGTTCACTTTTTCTTCCGCAAGAAGTTTTTTGCTATATCTGACGATGTTAAGCGGGCGGAGCAAGCCGGCATGTCAGTGCGCTGGTGGGATTTCCTGTTCTATGCCTCGTTCGGTTTGATGGTAACGCAATCGGTCGGGATAGCCGGGGTATTGGTGGTCTTTAGCTTCCTGATTATTCCCAATGTCTGCGCCTTGATGTTTTTCCGGAGGTTTATTTACCAGCTTCTCTTTGGTTGGGGCGTTTCGTTTATTGCCATCGTCGCCGGATTGTGGTTTTCCACCACCGGGCAGGAAGGCTATCCGGTCGGGCCGTCGCTTGTGGGTGTATTCGGATTAATCCTGGTCTTATGCGTATTTGCCAGGTTAGGTTTTGCGAAACTGGGATGGCTAAAATAA
- a CDS encoding arginine decarboxylase, pyruvoyl-dependent: MSFVPRAIFLTKGIGRHKEELASFEEALRDAKIAPLNLVNVSSIFPPYCVLVSRERGLSKFKDGQATFCVLARNKSNEHHRLISASIGLAIPTDRNQHGYLSEHHDFGKTEEETGDYAEDLAASMLASTLGLKFDTEANWDKKKEIWKISGQIVKTTNCTQSAIGKKGFWTTVISAAVLIP; the protein is encoded by the coding sequence ATGTCTTTTGTTCCAAGAGCGATTTTCCTGACCAAAGGGATAGGCAGGCATAAAGAAGAGCTTGCTAGTTTTGAGGAGGCTTTGCGTGACGCTAAAATCGCTCCTCTTAATCTAGTAAATGTGTCCAGTATATTCCCTCCTTATTGCGTATTGGTGTCGCGCGAGAGAGGGTTGAGCAAATTTAAGGACGGTCAGGCCACTTTTTGTGTCCTTGCGCGCAATAAAAGCAATGAGCACCACCGGCTTATTTCAGCTTCTATCGGATTGGCTATCCCTACAGACAGAAATCAGCATGGCTACCTTTCAGAGCATCATGATTTCGGCAAAACAGAAGAAGAAACGGGTGATTATGCTGAGGATTTGGCCGCTTCCATGTTGGCCTCGACTTTGGGGCTTAAATTCGATACTGAAGCAAATTGGGATAAGAAAAAAGAGATATGGAAAATCAGCGGACAGATTGTTAAAACCACTAATTGCACACAGTCGGCTATCGGCAAGAAAGGGTTTTGGACCACGGTTATTTCTGCCGCAGTGTTGATTCCTTAG
- a CDS encoding NifB/NifX family molybdenum-iron cluster-binding protein — translation MKICIPTETKEGKQAQVYGHFGSAPYFTIYDTEKDAVEVIKNANEHHSHGMCQPMSALNGKEIDAVVCGGMGARAVMKLNEGGIKAYRAVKGTVADVAGQFSKGGLEEITVENSCVQHDCH, via the coding sequence ATGAAAATATGTATACCGACAGAAACAAAAGAGGGCAAGCAAGCACAGGTTTATGGGCATTTCGGGAGCGCGCCTTATTTTACCATTTATGATACCGAAAAGGACGCAGTTGAAGTAATCAAGAACGCTAATGAGCATCATTCGCATGGCATGTGCCAGCCGATGAGCGCGCTAAACGGCAAGGAAATCGATGCGGTGGTTTGCGGCGGAATGGGCGCACGTGCAGTTATGAAACTGAACGAGGGAGGGATTAAAGCGTATCGGGCGGTTAAGGGCACCGTGGCTGATGTCGCCGGTCAGTTTTCCAAAGGCGGCCTTGAGGAAATTACCGTGGAAAATTCCTGTGTTCAGCATGACTGCCATTAA